Genomic DNA from Halomonas sp. BDJS001:
CCGCCAGGAGCACTTCGACGCCTCGCATATTTCGCTCACCTGCACCGCCGCACCTATCGCTGACCCTCAGGGCAATGTCATAGCGGTGCTGGATATCTCCGCGCTGCAATCACCTACTCAGCATGAGAGCCAAAATTTTAGCCTCTCGCTGGTAACGCTCTACGCGCGCATGATTGAGGATGCTTATTTTCTGCAGCGCTACCGCGACTGCCTGATGGTGCGCCTGGATACCTCGCGGGAGTTTGTGCACGTTAACGGACGGGGGCTCATCGCCATTGAGGAGAACGGACAAGTGATTGCTGCCAACGCAGTGGGTCGTGACTTGATCGCCGAGCACCAGCGACGCTGGCCACCCTGGTCGCTAGACCCTACGCCCATGCTAGGAGAATTATTCGAGTGCGATATCGCCGATGTGCTTAGCATCAACAGCGCCACCGACGATCAACTGCGTGCTTTTCGCGCCAGAGTCGACAACACCATTTACTTTATTAGCCTGCTGGAGCCGCGCCGCCCTCGAGCTACTCAGCAAGCGCATTCGCTCCCTTCCAGCCTCCCTGGGCCATTGGCACGTTTAGGCGCCGACGACCCCGCCATGCGCAAAGTCCAGAAGCTGGCCGAACGACTGCGCAACGAAGCCAGCGTTAATGTGCTGATTAGTGGAGAAACCGGCACCGGCAAAGAGGTGGTTGCCCGAGCACTACATGACAGCGGCCACCGCTCCAAAGGGCCCTTTATCGCGGTGAACTGCGCCGCTATCCCCGAAGCGCTGATCGAAAGCGAGCTGTTTGGTTACGAGCCCGGCGCCTTTACCGGCGGGCGCGCCAAAGGCATGCGCGGTCTAATCCCCCAAGCCCATGGCGGCACGCTATTTCTGGATGAAATAGGCGATATGCCGCTGGCGCTGCAAACCCGACTGCTACGTGTGCTGGCGGAACGAGAAGTGATGCCTCTTGGGGCCAATAAGCCTGAAAAGGTTGATATCCGGGTGATTACCGCCACTCATCGCAATATCGATGCGATGATCCAGCAAGGTGAGTTCCGCGAAGATCTCTATTACCGCCTTAACGGGGCCCAACTGCGCCTGCCCGCGCTACGCGACCGCGCCGATAAGCTCTACGTTATCCGCCGCGTATTTGACGACATCATTAAAGAGCGCGCCGCCAGCCAATCACCGCGCCTGCGCGCCGATGCCATCAGTGCCCTACTCGCTTACGCCTGGCCCGGTAATATTCGTCAGCTAAAGAATGCGCTGGCCTTTGCACTGGCCACCTCAGAAAACGAAGAAATCACCGTTCATGACTTACCCGAGCAGTGCCTAAGCCAACGCATCACGCGGCAGGCAACTCCCCTGCCTGCAGACGCTGGTAGCGACAGCGATCACACACTGTTGGAAATGCTCAAGGAGCAGCACTGGAACGTTAGCGCCGTGGCTCGCGCTCTCGGGGTTTCAAGGCCCACGATATACCGGCAAATGCGGCGCCAGGGCATAGTGCCGCCGAATTGGCAGGGGTGATAAAAAGCTACTTCAGGGCTGTTGATTTGGAAATAACTGCAACATATCTTGAGAACACGGTGCGAGGGCAGGTTGAAGCGAGGGTCTTTCGCCATGGATGGCGAAAGTAGCGCCCACGGATGGGTTAACAGCGCCCTCGCGGAAACCTGCACTCGGCACAGTGTTGTGCAGAATGCCAGCTATCACTACCTCTTGGCCTTGAGGGTGACCCTCACGTACACTTGTTTGAATCCGTTTATCCTTTTATAAACCCGCTTTCGACAAGCCGAGGCCCTCCCATGGCGTTTGAATCCACCTCTTCCTACATCGCAACCGATGCGCTCAAGCAGGCGGTGAATGCTGCCGTGGTGCTTGAGCGGCCGCTATTGATCAAAGGCGAGCCGGGTACCGGCAAAACCCTGCTGGCTGAAGAGTTAGCCGAGTCTCTCGATACCCAGCTGATTACCTGGCATATCAAATCCAGCACCAAGGCGGCCCAGGGTTTATACGAGTACGATGCTGTCAGCCGTCTGCGTGACTCTCAGCTTGGCGTTGAAGGCGTGGAAAACGTCGCCAACTACATCAAGCCCGGCAAGCTGTGGGAAGCGTTTACCGCCAATCAACGGGTGGTGCTACTGATCGACGAGATCGACAAGGCCGATATCGAATTTCCCAACGATCTGCTCCAAGAGCTGGATCGTATGGAGTTTCACGTTTACGAAACCGGCGAAACCATTCGTGCCGAACAGCGCCCGATCATCGTAATCACCTCGAACAACGAAAAAGAGCTACCGGATGCCTTCCTGCGCCGCTGCTTTTTCCACTATATCGAGTTCCCTGACCGGGAGACCATGCAGGCGATTGTCGATGTCCACTTCCCGGATATAGCCCCCCGGCTGGTCAGCGAGGCCTTAGAGGTATTTTTCGAGCTACGTAAAGCGCCAGGCCTGAAGAAAAAACCGTCTACGTCTGAATTAGTCGACTGGCTCAAGCTACTGATGGCTGACAATATTGCTCAAGAAGCGCTCTACAACCGCGACCCGGCCAAAGCGCTGCCGCCCATGGCGGGTGCCTTGGTCAAAAACGAGCAGGACACTCAACTGCTGGAACGCCTGGCGTTTATGATCCGTCGCCAGAAAGGCACAGGCCGCTAAGCCATGTTTATCGGCCTATTCGAAACACTAAAGCGAGCGGGTGTTCCAGTATCGCTTCGCGAGCTGTTAGATCTTCACGCCGTGTTGGAACGCGGTGTGGTGTTCGCCGACATGGAGGCCTTCTATCAGGTAGCGCGCACGGTGATGGTCAAGGATGAGCGCCACTTTGACCGCTTCGATCGTGCCTTTGCCGCTTGGTTTAAAGGCCTGGAGGATATGGATGCCGCCATTGAGGCGCTGATACCTGATGACTGGCTGCGCCGCGAGTTTGAGAAGCAGCTCACAGACGAAGAGAAAGCCAAAGTCGAATCCCTTGGCGGCCTCGAAGAGCTTATTGAGACGTTTAAAAAACGTCTGGAGGAGCAAAAAGAGCGCCACGCGGGCGGCAATAAATGGATTGGTACCGGCGGCACCAGCCCCTTTGGCGCCTACGGCTACAACCCGGAAGGTATTCGTATCGGCCAGGATGGCTCCCGCCACCGCCGTGCCACCAAGGTATGGGACGAGCGGCGTTTTCGTGACTACGACGACTCGCTGGAGCTGGGCACGCGTAATATTAAAATGGCGCTGCGCCGCCTGCGTAAGTTTGCCCGCCAGGGGGCGCTTGACGAGTTCGATGTGGATAGCACCATCCGCGAAACCGCCAAAGACGCCGGACTACTCAACGTACAGATGCGCCCAGAGCGTCATAATGCGGTGAAGGTGTTGCTGTTTTTGGATGTGGGCGGCTCAATGGATGACCATATTCGCGTCTGTGAAGAGCTATTTTCGGCGGCCCGCTCCGAGTTCAAGCACCTGGAGCACTACTACTTTCACAACTGTCTTTATGAAGGCGTTTGGCGTAACAATATGCGCCGGGGGAACGAGCGGATCCCGACAATGGATGTTCTGCACACCTATGGCGCGGATTACCAAGTCGTGATTGTCGGCGATGCCGCCATGTCGCCTTATGAGGTGACCCACCCCGGCGGCAGCGTAGAGCACTTTAACGACGAAGCGGGCGGCGTGTGGCTTAAGCGATTATGCGAAACGTTTCCTCGCCTGGCGTGGCTTAACCCTATGCCGCCCCGGGCCTGGGAGTACACTTACTCGACCCAACTGATTCGCGAGATCATTGATGACCGCATGTACCCCATGACCATGGAGGGCCTGGAAACCGCCATGCGCGAGCTAGCAAAGAAGTAGTCCAATTTCCGGCTATTATCTGGCCATGCGCGTTAGCACGTCGTGGTGAGTCAGCTTGCGATGCAAAATGGCCATCACGATGTGCCCTACGATCAGCGCCAGCAGTGTCCAGCCCAGCTCACCGTGGAGCAAACCGCCGAGATCCGTCATCCAGGTGATCTCCTCGCCCTCAAAACCTGACATCAGATTAATGCCAAACACCTCAAGCGAACGGCCCGAACCGTACTGGCGAATAAGTGCAATCGTCGGAATTGCGATCATCAAGCCGTAGAGTGCAAGATGGCCCAGCTTTGCCATAACGCTCACCGATGGTGGGCGACGCGACGCATTGGCTAACGCCCATATCGCTCTCAGTACGACTAAGGCCAGTAGCAATACACCCACTGGGTAATGGGTTCCCCAGAAGAACTCTTCAAAGGGTGTGTCCGGAAAAAGCCAGTGCGCCGTGGCACTCGTAAACTGCCAAGCAAACAGTAGCGCCATCCCCCAGTGCAAAAAGCGGCTAATTGCACCGTATCGTTGGCTATTATCCATTATCGGTAGTGCCATGGGTTTCCCCCTTTTTCTGATAAGCTAGTGATGAAGCTTATTTTATCGGGATAACACGTCAATAACATGGCAACAACGTGCAACTTAGTTGCACAAACCGCAACGCTGCGTTTTCTTAGGGCACTTAAATAGACTGCGGAAAATCGGTTAAGCCCTTCAAAAACGCCTGTTTAGCCTCTTCAAAGGTTTTCGGATCGTGTTTAAATCGACGCAGGATCAGTGCTTCATCCAACACCAGGGTAGGCGCCAGCTCGCCAACGCTTTTGGCGGGGTGGCGTGCGCCTAGGCCTATGCGTTTGCCATCAGCTCCGCCAAACCAGCGCTTAATACCACTTTTTTGATAGAACGCTTCTTGTTCGGCGTTATCCACTTCGACACGTAGCGGCGCTTTCAAAGTAAGTTCGCTGATCAAACGCTGCTTGGCATCTGCCTGGTCAAGTGCACAGGCGTGGGTCACCGTCATGCCCTCGCCCTCCTCGTCCAGCACTAGCAGTGCCAGCGCTTGAGGTTTACCCTGTCTATCAACAGCAGCAAACAGCCGCGCTGCTTCTTGCGGAAAAAACACACTGCAGGTGCCGGTGAACACGACCAGCGGCGTAAGACCCGCCTCTTGTCCGTAAACCTCAGCGCATAATCGCGCCAGACAGGCGTTGCGCTGGGCCTCTGCGTTAACGTGTACGATCTTCATTTGCCTCATCCTCAGCGACTAAAAACCCGCAAGCCTAGAGCAAACATCACCTTTTGGACAGTGACTTGTGCCTGGCAACGCCTCTATTCATTTTTACTGATACTGAACACTACGGTGAACAACCTGTCGAAATGAACTGTAAGCGTGAACATCACCTAGAAGGAGCTAGCATGCCCACCTTTATGAACGACCCTACCATGCCCACACCAAGCTTCCCCGGTAGTCACATGGTAGTTGATGATCACTACGTGTTTATTTCAGGACTGACCGTTGGCGATCTCTCTAACGGCCACGCAGCCCGGGGCGACGTTAAAGAGGAGACTCGCCTTGTGATGCGCGCACTCTCACGCATGCTTGAAATGGAAGGCGGCAGCTTAGCGGATATAGTGCGGGTGGATATCCATCTCACGGATCTACACGCTATCCAAGACATGGACACTGTTTACGCTGAGTACTTTGAACCTGGCCGCTACCCTGCCCGCACCTGCACCGAATCCCCTAGCCTCTGCGGCGGAAGCAGTATTGAAATTACCGTGATGGCGAAGCGCACAAATTATTAATTTCTTTAAACACAAAAAGCCATTAAGTTGGCTTTTTGTGTTTGTTTGGAGGCAGTCAATTTTATAACCCAGCCAACACCCCTGTGGGATAGGTAAGCGTTAACAGGTTCGCCATCCCCATTAAGAAGAGGGTCACACTGGCCGCTAACCCCACGGCAGCCACGGGCTTCATACGCGCCACCACCAGTAAGAACCCAAGACAAAATAGTGCGGCAGTAAATAGGAAGCCAAACACCATTACGCTTGCGATCAAGGCGAAGAAACCAGCTACCCAGAGCAACTGTTGGCTTAATGTCTGAATTTGCCACTTCATCGGCTTGATGACCGTTCTGATAATTTCCAGTACGCACGCCGCCACGATAATAGCAATCGCCAGCCTCGGCATGATGCCCCCTAGCATGGAAAGGTCAGCAAACGCCCACCACATATATCCAGCCACCGCTAACAGGCTGCCCAGCAATGCCACATCAATCACACCCAGCGAAAGCGGCGCCACCTCTTCTTGAAGCGCATGTTTAGCAGAGTTCTCGGTTGGGCGACGCTTTTGCAGGTAGCTGCATAAAGGGGGGACAATCAGTGATGCCGCAATCAGCGCACCAATGATCAGTACCCCAGGCCGCATAAAGGCTTCTGCACCTTGAAACTGAGCGGCTTGATAGAAGTAGGCTTCTGCACCAGGCGCTAACACAAAGCCAATCAAAAAGGCGGGGCGAGACCAGTTTGCCTGCTTAAACAGTACGCCAATCGCGCCAATAATACCGAGTGCAAATAGATCACCCAGTGAACGCGTCGCTTGATAGGCCGCGAAGAGGATCAAGATGGTAATTAGCGGCGCTAAAATTACGAATGGCACCCGGGTTAAGCTGGCCAC
This window encodes:
- a CDS encoding RidA family protein, which codes for MPTFMNDPTMPTPSFPGSHMVVDDHYVFISGLTVGDLSNGHAARGDVKEETRLVMRALSRMLEMEGGSLADIVRVDIHLTDLHAIQDMDTVYAEYFEPGRYPARTCTESPSLCGGSSIEITVMAKRTNY
- a CDS encoding AAA family ATPase, with translation MAFESTSSYIATDALKQAVNAAVVLERPLLIKGEPGTGKTLLAEELAESLDTQLITWHIKSSTKAAQGLYEYDAVSRLRDSQLGVEGVENVANYIKPGKLWEAFTANQRVVLLIDEIDKADIEFPNDLLQELDRMEFHVYETGETIRAEQRPIIVITSNNEKELPDAFLRRCFFHYIEFPDRETMQAIVDVHFPDIAPRLVSEALEVFFELRKAPGLKKKPSTSELVDWLKLLMADNIAQEALYNRDPAKALPPMAGALVKNEQDTQLLERLAFMIRRQKGTGR
- a CDS encoding vWA domain-containing protein encodes the protein MFIGLFETLKRAGVPVSLRELLDLHAVLERGVVFADMEAFYQVARTVMVKDERHFDRFDRAFAAWFKGLEDMDAAIEALIPDDWLRREFEKQLTDEEKAKVESLGGLEELIETFKKRLEEQKERHAGGNKWIGTGGTSPFGAYGYNPEGIRIGQDGSRHRRATKVWDERRFRDYDDSLELGTRNIKMALRRLRKFARQGALDEFDVDSTIRETAKDAGLLNVQMRPERHNAVKVLLFLDVGGSMDDHIRVCEELFSAARSEFKHLEHYYFHNCLYEGVWRNNMRRGNERIPTMDVLHTYGADYQVVIVGDAAMSPYEVTHPGGSVEHFNDEAGGVWLKRLCETFPRLAWLNPMPPRAWEYTYSTQLIREIIDDRMYPMTMEGLETAMRELAKK
- a CDS encoding cytochrome b, with amino-acid sequence MALPIMDNSQRYGAISRFLHWGMALLFAWQFTSATAHWLFPDTPFEEFFWGTHYPVGVLLLALVVLRAIWALANASRRPPSVSVMAKLGHLALYGLMIAIPTIALIRQYGSGRSLEVFGINLMSGFEGEEITWMTDLGGLLHGELGWTLLALIVGHIVMAILHRKLTHHDVLTRMAR
- a CDS encoding sigma-54-dependent Fis family transcriptional regulator, whose product is MPTQSPLPARLQSVQRQHIEHVFQLGEGLDVPQLPAQATIRRSWLRCLNEYQLDPTRPRPARVVPQQTLIEHRESVDELLHVARAGVDQLYQQIAQLGYVLLLTDHRGITVEFRGDPNQDQQLRRAGLYLGADWDERFAGTCAVGTCLYDRQAIICHRQEHFDASHISLTCTAAPIADPQGNVIAVLDISALQSPTQHESQNFSLSLVTLYARMIEDAYFLQRYRDCLMVRLDTSREFVHVNGRGLIAIEENGQVIAANAVGRDLIAEHQRRWPPWSLDPTPMLGELFECDIADVLSINSATDDQLRAFRARVDNTIYFISLLEPRRPRATQQAHSLPSSLPGPLARLGADDPAMRKVQKLAERLRNEASVNVLISGETGTGKEVVARALHDSGHRSKGPFIAVNCAAIPEALIESELFGYEPGAFTGGRAKGMRGLIPQAHGGTLFLDEIGDMPLALQTRLLRVLAEREVMPLGANKPEKVDIRVITATHRNIDAMIQQGEFREDLYYRLNGAQLRLPALRDRADKLYVIRRVFDDIIKERAASQSPRLRADAISALLAYAWPGNIRQLKNALAFALATSENEEITVHDLPEQCLSQRITRQATPLPADAGSDSDHTLLEMLKEQHWNVSAVARALGVSRPTIYRQMRRQGIVPPNWQG